A section of the Neorhizobium galegae bv. orientalis str. HAMBI 540 genome encodes:
- a CDS encoding alpha/beta hydrolase family protein, giving the protein MTGREEDNMAITVERLKELLAFEEVSLTLADSSAENRDGYILERLRFRLNDGTEVRGFLTRPSEGFLTRGPAILYAHAHGARWDIGASELIDGRPALLDAPGPALARDGYVVLCIDMPTFGERAGVTEDAATKAALWHGKTLFGQMLSEQAAALAWLAGRPEVDPQRIGVTGLSMGATLAYFLSALDPRVKANAHLCCYADFATLVETGAHNLHGHYLTVPGLLKETSIGEIAGLVAPRPQLICVGWDDPLTPPDAVERAFAETEAAYLRAQALGALVFLPQADVGHRETAEMRRAVLAFFKGYL; this is encoded by the coding sequence ATGACCGGCCGGGAGGAGGACAACATGGCGATCACGGTTGAGCGATTGAAGGAACTGCTTGCCTTCGAGGAGGTCTCCCTGACGCTGGCGGACAGTTCCGCGGAAAACCGCGACGGCTATATTCTCGAAAGGTTGCGGTTTCGGTTGAACGACGGCACCGAGGTGCGCGGCTTCCTGACCCGGCCGAGCGAAGGGTTCCTCACCCGCGGCCCGGCGATCCTCTATGCCCATGCACACGGCGCTCGCTGGGATATCGGTGCGTCGGAACTGATCGACGGGCGGCCGGCTTTACTCGATGCCCCGGGACCGGCATTGGCGCGCGACGGATATGTGGTGCTGTGCATCGACATGCCGACATTCGGCGAGCGTGCCGGCGTAACGGAGGATGCGGCGACCAAGGCGGCGCTCTGGCATGGCAAAACGTTGTTCGGGCAGATGCTGTCCGAACAGGCCGCGGCGCTGGCCTGGCTTGCCGGCCGGCCGGAGGTCGATCCGCAGAGGATCGGCGTGACGGGGCTCTCGATGGGTGCGACGCTTGCCTATTTCCTGTCGGCGCTGGATCCGAGGGTGAAGGCGAACGCGCATCTGTGCTGCTACGCGGATTTCGCGACGCTGGTCGAAACCGGCGCCCATAATCTGCACGGCCATTACCTGACCGTGCCGGGGCTGCTCAAAGAAACCTCGATCGGCGAGATCGCCGGGCTGGTGGCGCCGCGGCCGCAGCTGATCTGCGTCGGCTGGGACGATCCGCTGACACCGCCTGATGCGGTGGAGCGCGCCTTTGCCGAGACGGAGGCCGCTTATCTAAGGGCCCAGGCGCTCGGTGCGCTGGTGTTTTTGCCGCAAGCTGACGTCGGTCACCGCGAGACGGCGGAGATGCGGCGGGCGGTGCTGGCCTTTTTCAAAGGATATCTCTGA
- a CDS encoding carbon-nitrogen hydrolase family protein has translation MAFKAAAIQMCSGVDPEKNAADVARLVREAAAHGATYIQTPEMTGFLQRDRKAMRAVLRDEAGDIIVSTARSLASELGIHLHIGSTAIAVDGGKIANRAFLFAPSGRQICTYDKIHMFDVDLDNGESWRESSAYEPGSEARVAGLPFGKLGFAICYDVRFPQLFRSEALAGAEILTVPAAFTRQTGEAHWEILLRARAIENGAFVIAAAQGGVHEDGRETFGHSMIVDPWGKVLASAGGTGEGVVLADIDIAAVAAARGKIPNLKNAREFSLDAVPDAAGEVAA, from the coding sequence ATGGCTTTCAAAGCTGCCGCTATCCAGATGTGCTCCGGCGTCGATCCGGAAAAGAACGCCGCCGACGTGGCGCGGCTGGTGCGTGAAGCGGCGGCCCACGGGGCGACCTATATCCAGACCCCGGAGATGACCGGTTTCCTGCAGCGGGACCGAAAGGCCATGCGCGCTGTGCTGCGCGACGAGGCGGGCGATATCATTGTTTCGACCGCCCGCAGCTTGGCGAGCGAACTCGGCATTCACCTGCATATCGGCTCGACCGCGATCGCCGTCGACGGCGGCAAGATCGCCAACCGCGCCTTCCTGTTTGCGCCGAGTGGCCGCCAGATCTGCACCTATGACAAGATTCATATGTTCGATGTCGATCTGGACAATGGCGAGAGCTGGCGCGAAAGCTCGGCCTATGAGCCGGGAAGCGAGGCGCGGGTCGCCGGCCTGCCGTTCGGCAAGCTCGGTTTTGCGATCTGCTACGACGTGCGCTTCCCGCAGCTTTTCCGCAGCGAAGCCTTGGCCGGTGCCGAGATCCTGACCGTGCCGGCGGCCTTTACCCGCCAGACCGGCGAAGCGCATTGGGAAATCCTGCTGCGCGCCCGTGCGATCGAGAACGGCGCTTTCGTGATCGCCGCCGCTCAAGGTGGCGTGCATGAAGACGGCCGCGAGACATTTGGCCACTCGATGATCGTCGACCCCTGGGGCAAGGTGCTGGCGTCTGCCGGCGGCACCGGCGAAGGCGTCGTGCTCGCCGACATCGATATTGCTGCCGTTGCCGCAGCCCGGGGAAAGATCCCTAACCTCAAGAACGCCCGCGAGTTCTCGCTCGATGCGGTTCCCGACGCGGCGGGAGAGGTGGCCGCTTGA
- a CDS encoding DUF1178 family protein: MIKYSLSCDNAHAFEGWFSESADFDRQVASGFLTCPVCNSAAISKTLMAPSVSTARRQEEKQAMVMDLARREAIAKLKEAVAAIKANAEDVGEKFPEEARKIHYGEADARGIIGQASLGEVRDLLDEGIEIAPLPVIPEDAN, from the coding sequence TTGATCAAGTATTCCCTCTCCTGCGACAATGCCCACGCGTTCGAAGGCTGGTTTTCGGAAAGCGCCGATTTCGACCGGCAGGTCGCGAGCGGCTTCCTGACTTGTCCGGTCTGCAATTCCGCCGCGATCTCCAAGACGCTGATGGCGCCCTCCGTTTCGACCGCCCGCAGGCAAGAAGAGAAGCAGGCGATGGTGATGGACCTGGCACGCCGGGAGGCGATCGCCAAGCTCAAGGAAGCGGTAGCGGCGATCAAGGCCAATGCCGAGGACGTCGGTGAAAAATTTCCCGAGGAAGCCCGCAAGATCCACTACGGCGAGGCCGATGCCCGCGGCATCATCGGCCAGGCGAGCCTCGGCGAGGTGCGCGACCTCCTCGACGAGGGCATCGAGATCGCACCATTGCCGGTCATTCCCGAAGACGCGAACTGA
- a CDS encoding DUF6719 family protein, with protein sequence MMFRVFLLLSLAVLFTGSAALLPANAQTRLVKTKPTVASMAAGETVLFDDKSCPAGMIAQYTKSQRKEEIGKKCVHLNGTR encoded by the coding sequence ATGATGTTCCGTGTTTTTCTGCTTCTGTCGCTGGCCGTGCTTTTCACCGGGTCCGCCGCATTGCTCCCGGCCAATGCCCAAACCAGACTGGTCAAGACCAAGCCGACGGTGGCGTCGATGGCTGCCGGCGAGACTGTCCTGTTCGACGACAAGAGCTGCCCCGCCGGCATGATCGCGCAATACACCAAGTCGCAGCGCAAGGAAGAAATCGGCAAGAAATGCGTGCATCTGAACGGCACGCGGTAG
- a CDS encoding type II toxin-antitoxin system RelE/ParE family toxin, producing the protein MKVVITDEALSDISSITKFIRKDNPPRAISFALELREACRQLGNAPGAFAALSDYPESGIRRRPYGNYVILYRIGGATVEILHIFHGAQDYESALFPKE; encoded by the coding sequence GTGAAAGTCGTCATCACGGACGAAGCGCTTTCGGACATTTCCTCAATCACAAAATTTATCAGAAAAGATAATCCTCCGCGCGCGATCTCATTCGCACTGGAATTAAGGGAAGCCTGCCGCCAGCTCGGAAATGCACCGGGGGCTTTTGCCGCGTTGTCCGACTATCCGGAAAGCGGGATCAGGCGACGCCCCTATGGCAACTATGTAATCCTGTACAGGATCGGCGGCGCAACAGTCGAAATCCTCCATATCTTCCACGGCGCCCAGGACTACGAAAGCGCCCTCTTTCCGAAAGAATAG
- the ubiG gene encoding bifunctional 2-polyprenyl-6-hydroxyphenol methylase/3-demethylubiquinol 3-O-methyltransferase UbiG yields MTEAARSTIDPRTTIDQSEVDRFSAMAAEWWDPTGKFKPLHKFNPVRLAYLRDRICENFGRDRKSHLPLSGLRILDIGCGGGLLSEPIARMGATVVGADPSEKNIGIASTHAAETGTSVDYRAVTAEQLAEAGETFDVVLNMEVVEHVADVNFFMTTCANMVRPGGLMFVATINRTFKAGALAIFAAENILRWLPRGTHQYEKLVRPEELERPISSAGMDIIHRTGVFFNPLQDRWNLSPDMDVNYMMLAKRPA; encoded by the coding sequence ATGACCGAAGCCGCCCGCAGCACGATCGATCCCCGCACGACGATCGACCAGAGCGAAGTCGACCGGTTTTCCGCGATGGCCGCCGAGTGGTGGGACCCGACCGGCAAGTTCAAGCCGCTTCACAAGTTCAACCCAGTGCGCCTCGCCTATCTCCGCGACCGCATCTGTGAAAACTTCGGCCGCGACCGCAAGAGCCACCTGCCGCTTTCCGGCCTGCGCATCCTCGATATCGGCTGCGGCGGCGGCCTGCTCTCCGAGCCGATCGCCCGCATGGGCGCGACCGTGGTCGGCGCCGATCCGTCGGAAAAGAACATCGGCATCGCCTCCACCCATGCCGCCGAGACCGGCACCTCGGTCGACTACCGCGCCGTCACCGCCGAGCAGCTCGCCGAAGCCGGCGAGACTTTCGATGTCGTGCTGAATATGGAAGTGGTGGAACACGTTGCCGACGTCAATTTCTTCATGACGACCTGCGCCAACATGGTTCGCCCCGGCGGCCTGATGTTCGTCGCCACCATCAACCGCACCTTCAAGGCGGGCGCGCTGGCGATCTTCGCTGCCGAAAACATCCTGCGCTGGCTGCCCCGCGGCACCCATCAATACGAAAAGCTGGTCCGCCCGGAAGAGCTCGAAAGGCCGATCTCCTCAGCCGGCATGGACATCATCCACCGCACCGGCGTCTTCTTCAACCCGCTGCAGGACCGCTGGAACCTGTCGCCGGATATGGACGTCAACTACATGATGCTGGCGAAACGGCCGGCTTGA
- a CDS encoding ABC transporter ATP-binding protein has product MGEITLTKIKKSFGAVDVLKDIDLEIKDGEFIVFVGPSGCGKSTLLRTIAGLEKVTGGEIEIDGKRVNEVSAADRGLAMVFQSYALYPHMSVRQNLAFGLENSNMPKAEVAERITEAARMLEIEPYLERRPGQLSGGQRQRVAIGRAIVRRPTAFLLDEPLSNLDAELRVSTRAELAALHARLGSTMIYVTHDQVEAMTLAHRIVVMRAGKIEQVGTPLDLYNTPANRFVAGFIGAPHMNFLAGEVTELQSGTATLTTSGGHRLLVPFSGHSLSVGDKLTIGIRPQHITLAGDPGSLTVKVRLVEALGSETVIHADLNGEKLLAVVSGQKPISPGDEAYFSVAGAPLHLFDRNGLRVKGS; this is encoded by the coding sequence ATGGGCGAGATCACACTCACCAAAATCAAGAAGTCCTTCGGCGCGGTCGACGTCCTGAAGGATATCGACCTCGAGATAAAGGACGGCGAGTTCATCGTTTTCGTCGGCCCGTCCGGCTGCGGAAAGTCGACCTTGCTGCGTACCATCGCCGGGCTTGAAAAGGTCACCGGCGGCGAAATCGAGATCGACGGCAAGCGCGTCAACGAAGTGTCGGCCGCCGACCGCGGCCTTGCGATGGTCTTCCAGTCCTATGCGCTCTATCCGCATATGAGCGTGCGCCAGAACCTCGCCTTTGGCCTCGAAAATTCCAACATGCCGAAGGCCGAAGTGGCCGAGCGCATCACCGAAGCCGCCCGCATGCTGGAGATCGAGCCCTATCTGGAACGCCGGCCCGGCCAGCTTTCCGGCGGCCAGCGCCAGCGCGTCGCGATCGGCCGCGCCATCGTGCGCCGCCCGACCGCCTTCCTGCTCGACGAGCCGCTGTCGAACCTCGACGCCGAGTTGCGCGTCTCGACCCGCGCCGAACTCGCCGCCCTCCACGCCCGCCTCGGTTCGACGATGATCTATGTCACCCACGACCAGGTGGAGGCGATGACCCTTGCCCACCGCATCGTCGTCATGCGCGCCGGCAAGATCGAACAGGTCGGCACGCCGCTCGACCTCTACAACACGCCCGCCAACCGCTTCGTCGCCGGTTTCATCGGCGCGCCGCACATGAATTTCCTGGCCGGCGAAGTGACCGAGCTGCAGAGCGGCACCGCGACGCTTACGACATCCGGCGGCCACCGCCTCCTCGTGCCGTTCTCGGGCCATTCGCTTTCCGTCGGCGACAAGCTGACGATCGGCATCCGCCCGCAGCACATCACGCTCGCCGGCGACCCCGGCAGTCTCACGGTCAAAGTGCGCCTCGTCGAGGCGCTCGGCTCCGAGACGGTCATCCATGCGGATCTGAACGGCGAAAAGCTGCTTGCGGTAGTTTCCGGCCAGAAGCCGATTTCGCCGGGCGACGAAGCCTATTTCTCCGTCGCCGGCGCACCGCTGCACCTGTTCGACAGGAATGGGTTGCGCGTCAAGGGTAGCTGA
- a CDS encoding carbohydrate ABC transporter permease produces MGVASRFILRRRGGKSWHWTDIVTWVWLIGGLIIMFGPAVWLTFSSFKTPAALAEFPPSILPYVTSQATVQGYDKPLQLFDAKMPDGSTKVLAEVRRIGLVAQMVDPKAPGEIVRVNIGDRTPVRSVSFATENYTTPFTQFDFLRYLWNSVFVTVTATLITLIVNSMAAFALSKYEFKGRNLAMLIILATLMVPLSVIMVPLYSIISSLGLFNSLWGVILPTVATPTGVFILRQYMLTIPDELIDAARMDKASEWQIYWRIVLPLTAPALAVLAIFSVVWRWNDFLWPLIVLSRRELYTLQVGLSIYSGELNVQWHFILAMTVVTMIPVVLVFIFLQRFITTGIAGTGLK; encoded by the coding sequence ATGGGTGTAGCCTCTCGCTTCATTCTGCGCCGCCGCGGCGGCAAGAGCTGGCACTGGACGGACATCGTCACCTGGGTCTGGCTGATCGGCGGGCTGATCATCATGTTCGGCCCGGCCGTGTGGCTCACCTTCTCGTCGTTCAAGACGCCGGCAGCACTTGCCGAATTCCCGCCGTCGATCCTGCCCTATGTCACCAGCCAGGCGACGGTCCAGGGCTACGACAAGCCGCTGCAGCTCTTCGACGCCAAGATGCCGGACGGTTCGACCAAGGTGCTGGCCGAAGTGCGCCGTATCGGCCTCGTCGCCCAGATGGTCGATCCGAAGGCGCCCGGAGAAATCGTCCGCGTCAACATCGGCGACCGCACCCCGGTCCGCTCGGTCTCATTCGCCACGGAAAACTACACGACGCCCTTCACCCAGTTCGATTTCCTGCGCTACCTGTGGAACTCGGTCTTCGTCACGGTGACGGCGACGCTGATCACCCTGATCGTCAATTCCATGGCCGCCTTCGCGCTGTCGAAATACGAGTTCAAAGGCCGCAACCTGGCGATGCTGATCATCCTTGCGACGCTGATGGTACCGCTTTCGGTGATCATGGTGCCGCTCTATTCGATCATCTCGTCACTCGGGCTGTTCAATAGTCTCTGGGGCGTGATCCTGCCGACGGTCGCGACACCGACCGGCGTGTTCATCCTGCGCCAGTACATGCTGACCATCCCGGACGAGCTGATCGACGCGGCCCGCATGGACAAGGCGTCCGAATGGCAGATCTACTGGCGCATCGTGCTGCCGCTGACGGCACCGGCGCTTGCGGTGCTCGCGATCTTTTCGGTCGTCTGGCGCTGGAACGACTTCCTGTGGCCGCTGATCGTCCTGTCGCGGCGCGAACTCTATACCCTGCAGGTCGGCTTGAGCATCTATTCCGGCGAGCTGAACGTCCAGTGGCACTTCATCCTGGCGATGACGGTCGTGACCATGATCCCCGTCGTGCTGGTCTTCATCTTCCTGCAGCGTTTCATCACCACCGGCATTGCCGGCACCGGCCTGAAGTAA